The proteins below are encoded in one region of Sulfolobus islandicus Y.N.15.51:
- a CDS encoding class I fructose-bisphosphate aldolase: protein MVGSEIRMARLFEKGRAFVVALDHGLVMGPLKGIENPIEVVAKIAKNGPDALQMTPAMVKLVKENFFSRGSPMLIARLDTANVWRQKYKVYNEGYYASIYTVKDAINIGADAVVTYLVVGYGSDIVEGYNLSALGSLRKEANDYGIPFIIEPLYVTKDNPDSVKELDLVKYVTRLASEIGADILKVDYTGSKESFRQVVNVAFSPILIRGGPKTNTNEEFLKMLRDALEAGAKGVTVGRNLWQADEPDKLAKAISKVVHENLDIGEALKILK, encoded by the coding sequence ATGGTTGGTTCAGAAATTCGGATGGCTAGGTTGTTCGAGAAAGGTAGAGCATTTGTCGTGGCACTAGATCACGGATTGGTAATGGGACCATTAAAGGGAATAGAAAACCCGATTGAAGTTGTTGCCAAAATTGCTAAGAATGGTCCAGACGCCTTGCAAATGACTCCCGCTATGGTTAAGCTAGTTAAGGAAAATTTCTTCTCAAGAGGTTCACCCATGTTAATTGCTAGATTGGATACTGCGAATGTATGGAGGCAAAAATACAAGGTCTATAATGAAGGTTACTATGCGAGTATTTATACAGTAAAGGACGCGATTAATATTGGAGCAGACGCTGTAGTTACGTATCTTGTAGTTGGCTATGGGAGCGATATAGTAGAGGGGTATAATTTGAGTGCTTTGGGTTCCTTAAGGAAAGAAGCTAATGATTATGGGATACCGTTTATCATAGAACCCCTATATGTTACAAAAGATAATCCAGATTCAGTAAAAGAACTAGATCTCGTAAAGTATGTGACTAGATTAGCATCAGAAATAGGTGCTGATATCCTAAAAGTTGACTATACGGGAAGTAAGGAGTCATTTAGACAAGTCGTAAACGTAGCGTTTAGCCCGATCCTAATTAGAGGAGGTCCAAAAACCAACACCAATGAGGAATTCTTAAAGATGTTGCGAGATGCTCTAGAGGCTGGAGCTAAGGGTGTAACTGTAGGTAGGAATTTATGGCAAGCAGATGAACCAGATAAGCTAGCCAAAGCAATATCGAAGGTTGTTCATGAAAATTTAGATATTGGAGAAGCTTTAAAAATTTTGAAGTAA
- a CDS encoding glycosyltransferase family 39 protein, whose protein sequence is MQLKWINFFFYLALVVLISVYTYETIITFSSINSYIGDEVWYPTAAYNMLKLVFHVTPPPMINIGYPNEQNIQTYINPEHPPLAKYIMAVFIYFIGYYPIAWRLPSWILGDLMLIVGYFLAKKMIGNGILGNLAGILSSLLIALDPNVWSLHGIGLLEIYVSFFSLLSLYFLLKDKPLWASLALALAMLSKESAYVLIFPFLYYLGEISNNVKKRAIYGIGLPILIYVLFSTPLIAYYGGVKAWLDATVIHSASWDITNGHITLTATSQISTPWDWFLNIHSFYLGYNLYANTNPYVLILWIITTPLAFIFRDSKMITTTMWAWTMWIGFVIVYFLGNHTLFSFYVTDFMPVADTYVVVSLFRLVKKINILK, encoded by the coding sequence ATGCAATTAAAATGGATAAACTTTTTCTTTTATTTGGCATTGGTCGTGCTTATTTCAGTATATACTTATGAAACAATAATTACGTTTTCGTCCATTAACTCCTATATAGGAGATGAGGTATGGTACCCTACCGCTGCCTATAACATGTTAAAATTGGTCTTTCATGTAACTCCTCCACCAATGATAAATATAGGGTATCCGAATGAGCAGAATATTCAAACATATATTAACCCAGAGCATCCTCCTTTAGCTAAGTACATTATGGCAGTTTTCATCTACTTTATTGGGTACTATCCAATAGCCTGGAGATTACCAAGTTGGATTCTAGGCGATTTAATGCTTATAGTAGGTTATTTTCTTGCTAAAAAAATGATCGGGAATGGAATTTTAGGTAACCTTGCCGGAATACTTTCTAGTCTTCTCATTGCATTAGATCCTAATGTGTGGTCTCTTCACGGGATAGGACTTCTTGAAATTTACGTATCCTTCTTTAGTCTATTATCTCTTTATTTTCTATTAAAGGATAAACCATTATGGGCTAGTTTAGCGTTAGCGTTGGCTATGTTGTCAAAGGAATCAGCTTATGTTCTAATATTTCCGTTTCTATACTATTTAGGGGAAATTTCAAATAATGTTAAGAAAAGAGCAATCTATGGTATAGGATTACCAATTTTGATTTATGTTTTATTCTCTACACCGTTAATAGCTTATTATGGTGGAGTCAAAGCATGGCTAGACGCTACTGTGATCCATAGCGCGTCATGGGACATTACTAATGGTCATATTACATTAACGGCAACTTCTCAAATTTCAACGCCATGGGATTGGTTTTTAAATATTCATTCTTTCTACCTTGGTTACAACTTATACGCCAATACTAATCCTTATGTCTTAATACTATGGATAATCACAACTCCACTCGCTTTTATATTTAGGGACAGCAAGATGATAACCACTACAATGTGGGCTTGGACTATGTGGATAGGATTTGTAATTGTGTATTTCCTAGGAAATCACACTCTCTTCAGTTTTTACGTAACCGATTTCATGCCAGTAGCTGATACGTACGTAGTAGTGTCATTATTTAGACTAGTTAAAAAGATAAATATTCTAAAGTAA